A stretch of the Denticeps clupeoides chromosome 6, fDenClu1.1, whole genome shotgun sequence genome encodes the following:
- the ncapd3 gene encoding condensin-2 complex subunit D3 — MELVNALELLQINAVSKGWVDSVWDAEFVDAEPLGPALEENTSGKGTDVFRQVYKRLLPFSSDEQGNVQNVWMVLGESGIPIKTLVAVLSYYILGGKSTTATVEQRLKALQAASVYLLLLKVPGSVANQVFHQVLFEASIEIILKCWPKESGKKRKKETAKSSQGDARCGKRAKPARKDQEEMDLDEDDEEDHEGEMFFSAQDLVKLRNEIETLVKTLLGFLKTFSLKDRPQSVENCIRIFTELTNFEPVVGEISFSGDAYSLETLPELGFHGLWLLCLSHGEGNECLRRVFHRLLYVILMMRKGEMTKPSLLVISQAVVATRNYAISFVCHVVDQKKEAALPVLKILLQHICHQMVEKTEYRTHGAQAVSRLLAKVPNTEYATFIKWLFAYSIKTKVAYRMFALDVAMALLEQSERDPDSLVPAELGTFLTHRFLVQNLLFGRRSDISPTVRAHALHCLSRCLELDSPNTTKCVQELFSATSTESRTHMETEGTELGTVSLQYCSSTQKTALPFKTIENTNASATFESQETMGVLKRRVSDSKTNVRKAAIEAIASLLKHSVIMCSEENLTLLSERCRDPAVSVKKKALQCLTDLLVACPDRSLVQVAWLRGVIVVVVDSESSVQEKALECLDMVIIEHIKARRTFEDTAQKLAWDLLELLCDQCRDLSRYFSKAFILWSQQKKFTSSFVNSLITHTKSSHSTPAWMLLSKVAGSCPSLHYETILDGWEKMIASKKMDVNTSCHIMSVMGDVASHLNEDTRHRVIEDLMTLLKCCEMPLEVIHAGVDTLCRLCRAENTEIKENLNKHCGELVSICESYLSSVILNERGAENLNEDMVVKHLYTLGTASLHCPSQVGKRVFLLVQSVLTSSVELLTEGTKELPATQPLSQFKPTSMPTVVRAQAVATLGKLCLQHENLANRCVPAFARELEVGQELAVRSNVVVVLCDLCVRYTNTVTRYIPNISACLRDPEGSIREKALIMLTNLLQEEFVKWKDSLFFRYVAVLVDPDPEIASLCEYCLLDRLLKKNPLMFSQHFIECIFHFNSYNNHKKYNKFPQTDGEKARFSLKGAQNKVKRFKIYKFLLEHFTDEQRFNTTSRISKEVLAGFVDGELPLDADGAELLADTFDVLSLREMKLSSMTAQDGADEPQDEQAAVVKVIQKKLVSQVQKKNFIENVIPIVIALKSMLEEERSPVLRHLMGYLQVTTQDYRNELKEVFAADEQLAAELEFNLRLYEQHQQEEPLTSFILSKTDEAPASVAPPVAASPAPASAQGFNPLLPPGSAPHPTTPSDPSRRQSTGGRVQERNVSFSRDQLSSVESRGAVGRRAISTPQVSIHELTFGGTLSAIKGNRGTGKEQGDDGSILHLTSLEEESPVPRQWNVQSPLRQKNRRI, encoded by the exons atgGAGTTAGTAAACGCGCTGGAGTTGCTGCAAATAAATGCTGTTTCTAAAG GTTGGGTGGACTCGGTCTGGGACGCGGAGTTCGTCGACGCGGAGCCGCTCGGTCCTGCGCTGGAGGAGAACACTTCTGGAAAAGGAACCGACGTCTTCCGGCAGGTTTATAAGAGGCTGCTGCCCTTCTCGTCCGACGAACAGGGAAACGTCCAG AATGTGTGGATGGTACTTGGGGAAAGTGGCATCCCCATTAAAACTCTGGTGGCGGTGCTGTCCTACTACATCCTGGGCGGCAAGTCTACAACGGCTACTGTTGAACAGAGACTGAAGGCACTGCAAGCCGCTTCTGTATACCTGCTTCTTCTCAAGGTCCCAG GTAGTGTGGCCAACCAAGTATTTCACCAGGTCCTGTTTGAGGCGTCTATTGAGATCATTTTGAAGTGCTGGCCCAAAGAGTCTGGGAAGAAACGAAAAAAGGAGACCGCGAAGAGCTCCCAGGGAGACGCCAGGTGTGGCAAGCGTGCAAAGCCGGCACGCAAAGACCAGGAAGAG ATGGATCTTGATGAAGACGACGAAGAGGACCATGAAGGGGAGATGTTCTTTTCTGCCCAGGACTTGGTGAAACTCCGCAATGAGATTGAGACTTTGGTGAAAACATTACTTGGCTTCCTCAAGACGTTTTCCCTGAAGGATCGACCTCAGAGCGTGGAAAACTGCATACGG atttttacagAGCTCACTAACTTTGAGCCAGTTGTTGGGGAGATTTCATTTTCTGG TGATGCTTATAGCCTGGAAACCTTGCCTGAACTTGGCTTTCATGGACTCTGGCTGCTTTGTTTAAGTCATGGAGAAGGCAATGAG TGTCTGCGCCGCGTTTTTCACAGGCTCCTGTATGTCATCCTGATGATGCGTAAAGGAGAAATGACCAAGCCATCTCTGCTGGTGATCTCACAAGCGGTGGTTGCTACCCGAAACTATGCCATCAGTTTTGTTTG tcATGTTGTGGATCAAAAGAAGGAAGCTGCATTGCCTGTCCTCAAGATTCTCCTACAGCACATTTGCCATCAG ATGGTTGAGAAGACAGAATATCGCACCCATGGGGCTCAGGCTGTGAGCAGGCTTCTGGCTAAGGTGCCCAACACAGAGTATGCTACGTTCATTAAATGGCTGTTTGCTTACTCTATTAAAACCAAG GTGGCATATCGGATGTTTGCTCTGGATGTTGCGATGGCTTTGCTGGAACAGTCAGAGCGTGACCCAGACTCCTTAGTACCAGCAGAGCTGGGCACATTCCTGACACACCGGTTCCTGGTGCAGAATCTTTTGTTCGGTCGGCGTTCTGACATTTCTCCAACAGTGAGAGCCCACGCTCTACACTGCCTGTCCCGATGTCTGGAATTAGACTCCCCCAACACCACAAAGTGTGTCCAGGAACTCTTCTCTGCTA CCTCCACTGAGTCCCGAACCCATATGGAGACGGAAGGGACAGAAT TAGGCACAGTGAGCTTGCAGTATTGCTCCAGTACACAGAAAACAGCTCTTCCCTTCAAGACTATTGAGAACACCAATGCAAGTGCAACGTTTGAGT CTCAGGAAACCATGGGTGTATTAAAGCGCCGTGTGAGTGACTCTAAGACCAACGTGAGAAAAGCTGCAATAGAA GCAATAGCGAGTCTGCTGAAACACAGTGTGATCATGTGCAGCGAGGAGAACCTGACTCTGCTGTCAGAGCGGTGCAGAGATCCAGCCGTGTCGGTCAAGAAGAAAGCCCTGCAGTGTCTCACTGATCTACTTGTT GCATGCCCTGACAGAAGTTTAGTTCAGGTTGCTTGGTTGCGGGGTGTTATCGTGGTGGTCGTAGACTCAGAGAGCTCAGTGCAAGAGAAAGCTCTTGAGTGCCTGGACATGGTTATCATTGAACACATCAAGGCTCGTCGGACATTTGAGGACACTGCCCAGAAATTGGCCTGGGATCTGCTGGAACTTTTGTGTGACCAGTGCCGAGACCTCAG CCGGTACTTCAGCAAGGCCTTCATTCTCTGGTCTCAGCAGAAGAAGTTCACCTCTTCATTTGTAAACTCCTTGATCACCCACACCAAGTCTTCACATTCGACCCCTGCCTGGATGCTGTTGTCAAAAGTGGCTGGCTCCTGTCCCAGCCTCCACTACGAGACTATCTTAGATGGCTGGGAGAAGATGATAGC ATCTAAGAAAATGGATGTCAATACGTCCTGTCACATCATGTCAGTGATGGGCGACGTTGCTTCACACCTGAATGAGGACACCAGACACAGGGTTATTG AGGACTTGATGACTTTGCTCAAGTGCTGTGAGATGCCCTTAGAGGTGATCCATGCTGGTGTGGACACTCTATGTCGACTTTGCCGAGCTGAGAACACAGAG ATCAAGGAGAACCTGAACAAGCACTGTGGGGAGTTGGTATCCATCTGTGAGTCGTATTTGTCCAGCGTCATCCTGAATGAAAGGGGAGCAGAGAACTTAAACGAGGACATGGTG GTCAAGCATCTGTACACCTTGGGCACAGCTTCACTGCACTGCCCTAGCCAAGTGGGGAAACGAGTATTCCTGCTGGTGCAGTCAGTCCTCACATCATCAGTGGAGCTGCTGACAG AAGGCACCAAAGAGCTTCCTGCCACTCAGCCTCTATCTCAGTTCAAGCCAACATCCATGCCGACTGTGGTCAGAGCCCAGGCAGTGGCAACTcttg GTAAGCTGTGTCTGCAGCATGAGAACCTAGCAAACCGCTGTGTACCAGCATTTGCTCGTGAGCTGGAGGTTGGGCAGGAGCTGGCGGTGAGAAGTAACGTGGTGGTGGTGCTGTGTGATCTCTGCGTGCGCTACACCAACACGGTGACGCGCTACATCCCCAACATCTCTGCCTGTCTCAGGGACCCTGAGGGCTCCATTCGCGAGAAAGCCCTCATCATGCTGACCAATCTGTTGCAG GAGGAGTTTGTGAAGTGGAAGGACTCTCTGTTCTTTCGTTATGTCGCTGTTTTGGTGGACCCTGATCCTGAAATAGCAAG CCTGTGTGAGTACTGTTTGTTGGACCGGCTGCTGAAGAAGAACCCTCTGATGTTTTCGCAGCACTTCATTGAGTGTATCTTTCACTTCAACTCTTACAACAACCACAAGAAGTACAACAAGTTCCCCCAGACTGACGG TGAGAAGGCCCGCTTTTCCCTGAAGGGTGCTCAGAACAAGGTCAAGCGCTTCAAGATCTACAAATTCCTGCTGGAGCATTTCACAGACGAGCAGCGGTTCAACACCACCAGCAGAATCAGCAAGGAGGTTCTGG CTGGCTTTGTGGACGGCGAGTTGCCTCTGGACGCAGATGGTGCGGAGCTGCTGGCAGACACGTTCGATGTTCTGAGCCTGCGGGAGATGAAGCTGTCCTCCATGACGGCACAAGATGGGGCTGATGAGCCACAAGATGAGCAGGCGGCTGTGGTGAAGGTCATTCAAAAGAAGCTGGTCTCCCAG GTTCAAAAGAAGAACTTCATTGAAAACGTCATCCCTATTGTCATTGCCCTTAAGAGCATGCTGGAGGAGGAACGCTCACCCGTCCTTCGACACCTAATGGGCTACCTGCAG GTGACCACCCAGGACTACAGGAACGAGCTGAAGGAAGTGTTTGCCGCCGATGAACAGCTGGCAGCGGAGCTGGAGTTCAACCTTCGTCTGTATGAGCAGCATCAGCAGGAAGAGCCTCTTACATCATTCATCCTCAGCAAGACAGATGAAGCCCCAGCCTCTGTT GCACCTCCAGTAGCAGCCAGCCCCGCTCCAGCATCAGCTCAGGGTTTCAACCCACTCCTGCCCCCTGGGTCGGCTCCACACCCCACCACGCCCAGCGATCCTTCAAG GCGGCAGTCCACAGGCGGCAGGGTACAGGAGAGAAACGTCTCCTTCAGCAGGGATCAGCTCTCATCAG TCGAATCCAGAGGAGCTGTAGGCAGAAGAGCAATCAGCACTCCTCAAG TGAGCATCCATGAGCTGACTTTCGGGGGCACACTCAGCGCCATCAAGGGGAACAGGGGAACAG GGAAGGAGCAGGGTGATGATGGGAGCATTCTGCACCTCACCTCTTTGGAAGAAGA ATCTCCAGTGCCGAGGCAGTGGAACGTCCAGTCTCCTCTTCGTCAAAAGAACAGGCGCATCTAA
- the LOC114793077 gene encoding syncollin-like, whose protein sequence is MKVAVALLLCAVCWVGLRAQCPEPGTLKDPNGVKICARMFEHSNIYNEQSCGGEYLDAFHNDDVPMIPWRWNNRVSSLVVNKMCSLTVWSRMKKEGKKRKFGAGIQYRLKDVTQGLFGNWNDDISAYYCEC, encoded by the coding sequence ATGAAGGTCGCTGTGGCTTTGCtcctgtgtgctgtgtgctgggTGGGTCTGAGGGCCCAGTGCCCTGAACCAGGCACGCTGAAGGACCCCAACGGTGTCAAGATCTGCGCCCGCATGTTCGAGCACAGCAACATTTACAACGAGCAGAGCTGTGGAGGAGAGTACCTCGATGCCTTCCATAATGACGACGTCCCCATGATCCCATGGCGCTGGAACAACCGTGTGTCCTCACTGGTCGTGAACAAGATGTGCTCCCTCACCGTCTGGTCACGAATGAAGAAGGAGGGCAAGAAACGCAAGTTTGGCGCCGGCATCCAGTACCGTCTGAAAGATGTGACCCAGGGTCTGTTCGGCAACTGGAACGATGACATCTCTGCATACTACTGCGAGTGCTAG